A part of Limihaloglobus sulfuriphilus genomic DNA contains:
- a CDS encoding IS30 family transposase, producing the protein MRAYKQLTEDDRIEIYAMKQAGNQQKQIAAALGVSPSTISRELARNTGLRGYRPKQAQQKALYRRMAARKAVKMKPETIEYIESRLRQQHSPEQIAKRMKTDPHWQGPAVSHERIYQHIWQDKARGETLYTHLRIAGTKQRRKRRNSRDRRGTIKNRVGIEKRPPVVERKNRIGDWEGDTVVGKNHQGALVTLVDRKSKLTLIGKVDRYTAEAVERTIIALIGTLPRRTYTLTVDNGKEFSNHESIAHNLKIKVFFADPYSAWQRGLNENTNGLIRQYVPKGSDIRMLTNQKIEHIMNRLNNRPRKSLGFLTPNEVFYKRKKLTG; encoded by the coding sequence ATGAGAGCGTACAAGCAGCTCACCGAAGACGATCGTATCGAAATATATGCCATGAAGCAAGCAGGAAATCAACAAAAACAAATAGCTGCGGCGTTGGGCGTTTCTCCCAGCACGATCAGCAGGGAACTGGCCCGCAATACAGGTCTGCGGGGCTATCGCCCTAAGCAGGCCCAGCAAAAGGCTTTATATCGACGGATGGCCGCCCGTAAAGCAGTCAAAATGAAGCCGGAGACGATAGAATACATTGAATCCCGCCTCCGGCAGCAACATTCGCCGGAGCAGATCGCAAAACGCATGAAAACCGATCCCCACTGGCAGGGGCCGGCCGTCAGTCATGAGCGGATTTACCAGCACATTTGGCAGGATAAAGCCCGGGGAGAAACCCTGTATACCCATCTGCGGATTGCCGGGACCAAACAAAGAAGAAAACGAAGAAACAGCCGGGACCGGCGTGGAACGATCAAAAACAGGGTTGGTATCGAAAAACGCCCACCGGTTGTAGAGAGAAAAAACCGCATCGGGGACTGGGAAGGCGACACCGTCGTGGGGAAAAACCATCAGGGAGCCCTGGTAACCCTGGTTGACCGCAAAAGCAAGCTGACGCTGATCGGTAAGGTAGATCGTTATACCGCCGAAGCGGTTGAACGGACCATTATCGCCCTGATCGGCACGCTGCCCCGACGAACCTATACACTGACAGTGGACAATGGCAAAGAATTTTCAAACCATGAATCTATTGCCCATAACCTTAAAATTAAGGTCTTCTTTGCCGATCCCTACAGTGCATGGCAGCGGGGCTTGAATGAGAATACCAATGGCTTGATCCGTCAGTATGTACCAAAAGGAAGTGACATCCGAATGCTGACCAATCAGAAGATTGAGCACATAATGAATCGACTGAATAATCGACCCAGAAAATCTCTTGGATTTTTAACCCCAAATGAAGTATTCTATAAGAGGAAAAAACTAACAGGATAA
- a CDS encoding DUF58 domain-containing protein, with the protein MLDHELLAKIRQIQIYTSHAVNAAFAGQYESVFRGRGMQFEEVREYIPGDDIRDIDWNVTARTGRAHIKRFVEERELTIILAVDLSGSGDFGSGERSKNELAAELCAVLAFAAIRSNDKVGLLIFTDQVEMFVPPKKGSSHVLRIIRELLGFKKQGVKTNIKAALEHLARTNKKKAVIFMVSDFMATGYLRDMTLLGRKHDLIAVEVHDPAEAKLPAAGIIELKDAETGQRIFADTSSRRFRKSYETAAAKRRAELLSGFRSAGIDCITVQTDKPYIHDIVKFFHIRHSRR; encoded by the coding sequence ATGCTTGATCACGAACTATTAGCAAAAATACGCCAGATACAGATATACACTTCTCACGCGGTGAACGCGGCGTTTGCCGGTCAGTACGAGAGTGTGTTCCGCGGGCGGGGTATGCAGTTCGAGGAGGTTCGCGAGTATATCCCCGGCGATGACATCCGCGATATCGACTGGAACGTAACTGCCCGTACGGGCAGGGCTCACATCAAACGGTTTGTCGAGGAGCGTGAGCTGACGATAATCCTGGCGGTTGATTTGAGCGGCTCGGGTGATTTCGGCTCGGGTGAGCGTAGTAAAAATGAGCTTGCCGCGGAGCTGTGCGCGGTGCTGGCGTTCGCCGCGATACGCAGCAATGACAAGGTCGGCCTGCTGATATTTACTGATCAGGTCGAGATGTTCGTGCCTCCAAAAAAGGGCAGCAGCCACGTACTGCGTATTATCCGCGAGCTGCTGGGCTTCAAGAAACAGGGAGTTAAAACCAACATCAAGGCGGCTCTCGAGCATCTGGCACGAACAAACAAGAAAAAAGCGGTTATATTTATGGTATCGGACTTCATGGCGACGGGCTACCTGCGTGATATGACACTGCTTGGCAGAAAACACGATTTGATCGCCGTCGAGGTACACGACCCGGCAGAGGCAAAGCTGCCCGCCGCGGGTATCATAGAGCTCAAAGATGCCGAGACGGGCCAGAGGATCTTCGCCGATACCTCCAGCAGACGGTTTAGAAAAAGCTACGAAACAGCCGCCGCCAAACGAAGAGCCGAGCTGCTATCGGGATTTAGAAGCGCCGGCATCGACTGCATAACCGTACAGACGGATAAACCGTATATCCATGATATTGTGAAGTTTTTCCATATACGCCACAGCAGAAGGTGA
- a CDS encoding ISAs1 family transposase, which translates to MKKEQNQRRLMDYFSTIEDPRVERTRKHELSDILSIAICAIICGADGWTQVEEFAQCKEEWFKSFLSLPNGIPSHDTFGRVFSSLKPDSFEQCFLEWVNALAQKSEGRLIAIDGKTMRRSVDYASEKAAVHMVNAWCDTNKMVIGQIATETKSNEITAIPKLLELIDLDGAVVTTDAMGCQKEIANAVIENDGDYILQLKANQTGLHKNAVTLFDECIDDNVYNIQYTVASETDGGHGRVEERTLRAVSNVGFLNSEKKNWVGLKSLICVEAKRSIGDETSVEKRYYISSLTCKNPPNLLKYIRGHWGVENSLHWCLDISFADDERRIRKGYGAENFARLSRIALNLLKQQTKHKVGIKTRRLCCGWNEQYLYRVLTQQNKGL; encoded by the coding sequence ATGAAAAAAGAACAAAACCAACGCAGATTAATGGACTATTTTTCGACAATTGAAGACCCCAGAGTCGAGCGTACTCGCAAGCATGAGCTTAGCGATATTTTATCCATTGCAATTTGTGCAATAATTTGTGGCGCTGATGGATGGACACAGGTTGAAGAGTTCGCTCAGTGCAAAGAAGAGTGGTTTAAAAGTTTTCTTTCTTTGCCTAATGGCATTCCTTCTCACGACACATTTGGACGAGTATTTTCTTCTCTCAAACCCGACTCATTTGAACAATGCTTCCTCGAATGGGTCAATGCCTTAGCCCAAAAGAGTGAAGGCAGGCTCATAGCCATTGACGGCAAGACTATGCGTAGAAGCGTTGATTATGCATCTGAAAAAGCGGCTGTTCACATGGTAAATGCCTGGTGCGACACCAACAAAATGGTCATTGGGCAGATTGCAACAGAAACCAAGAGCAATGAGATAACGGCTATACCTAAGCTCTTGGAGTTAATTGATTTAGATGGTGCAGTTGTAACAACTGATGCTATGGGCTGCCAAAAGGAAATTGCTAATGCTGTAATTGAAAATGATGGGGACTATATCTTGCAGCTAAAGGCAAATCAGACCGGCCTGCATAAAAATGCAGTTACCCTTTTTGATGAATGTATAGACGATAATGTCTATAATATTCAATATACTGTTGCAAGTGAAACTGATGGAGGCCACGGCAGGGTTGAAGAACGCACATTGCGGGCTGTTTCAAATGTAGGATTCCTTAACTCTGAAAAGAAGAACTGGGTCGGGCTCAAGAGCCTGATATGTGTGGAGGCAAAGAGGAGCATAGGAGATGAAACAAGCGTAGAGAAACGGTATTACATATCAAGCCTGACTTGCAAAAATCCGCCAAATTTACTCAAATATATCAGGGGCCACTGGGGGGTAGAGAACTCCTTGCACTGGTGTTTAGATATCAGCTTTGCCGACGATGAAAGGAGAATAAGAAAAGGTTATGGAGCAGAAAATTTTGCAAGGCTCTCACGAATAGCACTGAATCTGCTAAAACAGCAAACCAAGCACAAGGTCGGCATAAAGACCAGAAGGCTGTGCTGCGGCTGGAACGAGCAATACCTATATCGCGTGCTGACACAACAAAATAAAGGACTTTAG
- a CDS encoding inositol monophosphatase family protein, with amino-acid sequence MKDTQNTDKLIKTAKKAAIAAADIIMEAFWSRSFTNKSSDEIVTETDPKAQAAIVDILLGEFPDSGILAEEGLNGEKLYKKPPAEPNGVWWVIDPIDGTTSFAHSLPSFSVCIGAFADGVPMAGVVYNPNTQTFYAGTKGTGAWANEHRITVSDEPINPFAGIALDIDRKKAELEQFWDMVDSIKLRNYGSTALHISYVANGSLIAAASNRIKFWDIAAAGAVHVFAGGTLTDWHNRDIFPFDIQAYQAQKVQFIASNKSVHTDMLALLKEE; translated from the coding sequence ATGAAAGACACACAAAATACAGACAAACTGATTAAAACAGCCAAAAAAGCGGCGATTGCGGCGGCGGATATCATAATGGAGGCTTTCTGGAGCCGCTCGTTTACAAACAAATCGAGTGATGAGATCGTCACCGAGACCGACCCGAAGGCGCAGGCGGCGATCGTGGATATCCTTCTGGGTGAATTCCCAGATAGCGGAATCCTCGCCGAGGAAGGCCTCAACGGCGAAAAGCTCTACAAGAAACCGCCCGCCGAACCAAACGGTGTGTGGTGGGTGATAGACCCGATTGACGGGACAACCAGCTTTGCACATTCGCTGCCGTCGTTTTCCGTATGTATCGGGGCGTTTGCCGATGGGGTGCCCATGGCCGGAGTGGTGTATAACCCAAATACGCAAACCTTTTACGCCGGCACGAAAGGGACGGGAGCCTGGGCAAACGAGCACAGGATAACCGTCAGTGATGAGCCGATAAACCCCTTCGCCGGCATCGCACTGGATATAGACCGTAAAAAGGCAGAGCTGGAACAGTTCTGGGACATGGTGGATTCTATCAAGCTGAGAAACTACGGCTCGACCGCCCTGCATATATCATACGTTGCAAACGGGAGTCTCATCGCCGCCGCGTCAAACAGGATTAAATTCTGGGATATCGCCGCGGCGGGAGCTGTGCACGTATTCGCCGGCGGAACACTCACCGACTGGCACAACAGGGACATATTCCCGTTCGACATACAGGCATACCAGGCGCAAAAAGTGCAATTCATCGCCTCGAACAAAAGCGTTCACACAGACATGCTTGCCCTGCTCAAAGAGGAATAG
- the lipA gene encoding lipoyl synthase yields the protein MTVEKENKSVRRLPPWLKRPMGIGETFSRTNESISGLGIETICDHANCPNKGECWSRGTATVLILGGICTRNCKFCSVGHGKPLPPDPTEPARVAELARRMKLKYLVITSVDRDDLQDGGASQFRDVVLETRKAVEGIQFELLVPDFRDSQEKSIEILAEAFPFVFGHNIETVPQLYPIARPGGDYQRSLNLLLMVKEKYPRIQTKSSIMLGLGETDEQVLQTLKDLRRHKCDRVSLGQYLRPSKESLEVAEYVTPEKFDQWAQKARQIGFSWVMSSPFTRSSYHAEEKQN from the coding sequence ATGACTGTAGAAAAAGAAAATAAATCAGTTCGCCGGCTTCCGCCCTGGCTCAAACGCCCGATGGGCATCGGTGAGACGTTCAGCCGGACAAACGAATCTATCTCCGGCCTTGGCATAGAGACGATCTGCGACCATGCCAACTGCCCCAACAAGGGCGAATGCTGGAGCCGCGGCACGGCAACGGTACTTATCCTCGGCGGTATCTGTACACGCAACTGCAAGTTCTGCTCGGTAGGCCACGGCAAACCGCTGCCGCCCGACCCGACAGAGCCGGCGAGGGTTGCCGAGCTGGCAAGACGCATGAAGCTCAAATACCTGGTTATCACCAGTGTTGACCGCGACGACCTCCAAGACGGCGGGGCATCTCAGTTCAGGGATGTCGTGCTGGAAACACGCAAGGCGGTTGAGGGTATCCAGTTTGAGCTGCTCGTGCCGGATTTTCGCGACAGCCAAGAAAAATCCATCGAAATCCTCGCGGAGGCGTTTCCTTTTGTATTCGGACATAACATAGAGACTGTACCGCAGTTATACCCGATAGCCCGCCCGGGCGGCGACTATCAGAGGTCGTTGAACCTGCTGCTGATGGTAAAGGAGAAATACCCCCGGATTCAGACAAAATCCTCGATCATGCTGGGGCTGGGCGAGACCGACGAGCAGGTATTGCAGACACTAAAAGACCTTCGGCGGCACAAGTGTGACAGGGTTTCACTGGGACAATACCTGCGACCGAGCAAAGAATCGCTCGAAGTCGCCGAGTACGTAACGCCGGAGAAATTCGACCAGTGGGCCCAAAAAGCCCGCCAGATCGGCTTTTCATGGGTGATGTCAAGCCCGTTCACAAGGAGCTCATACCACGCCGAAGAAAAACAGAATTAA
- the nikR gene encoding nickel-responsive transcriptional regulator NikR: MSRIERIGVSIEQELLSAFDELIAEEGCPNRSEAVRDMIRLRLSQRQLLEPQRECVAAVTLMYDHHEAKLTQKLIDIQHNHLLDVIATTHVHIDHDNCLEVIIMKGKAADIEKLGKKIASLKGVKLSRVNVMATNFL, from the coding sequence ATGAGTCGTATTGAAAGAATTGGCGTATCGATAGAACAGGAGCTTTTGAGTGCTTTTGACGAATTGATAGCCGAAGAAGGCTGTCCCAACCGCTCGGAGGCAGTCAGGGACATGATCCGTCTGCGTCTTTCTCAACGTCAGCTTCTCGAGCCGCAGCGCGAGTGTGTGGCGGCGGTAACATTGATGTATGATCATCACGAAGCGAAACTTACACAGAAACTTATCGATATACAGCACAACCACCTGCTCGACGTTATCGCGACAACACATGTTCATATTGACCACGACAACTGCCTCGAAGTGATTATAATGAAAGGCAAAGCCGCGGATATTGAAAAACTCGGCAAAAAAATCGCATCTTTAAAAGGAGTCAAGCTCAGTCGGGTCAATGTGATGGCAACAAATTTTCTTTGA
- a CDS encoding type II secretion system protein, with protein sequence MMKTKHDKAFTLIELLVVISVIAVMMAILLPSLSAARRQAKVLAVNSDLYQVSLGLEMYMQSNSGKHPPTRKDCSMGWEDHQLPPELAQGKYLPAPQTKDGTTVGIKDRFHRINTYKYSSVGELYQNNRFMPYIKASLYVPASFPDNQGPPHEDIRYNDPKTSPVTWVVYSQGPEFDEWKLIKQLHGPVPERTWYSPSKKQGLIVRMRLKNSGHYGSFDK encoded by the coding sequence ATGATGAAAACAAAGCATGACAAAGCGTTTACACTTATAGAGCTTCTGGTAGTAATATCGGTAATCGCCGTTATGATGGCGATTCTTCTGCCCTCGCTTTCCGCCGCTCGTCGGCAGGCAAAGGTGCTCGCGGTGAATTCCGACCTGTATCAGGTCAGCCTTGGTCTCGAGATGTACATGCAGAGCAACAGCGGCAAGCATCCGCCAACCCGCAAAGACTGTTCGATGGGCTGGGAAGACCACCAGCTGCCGCCGGAGCTTGCGCAGGGTAAATATCTGCCCGCGCCGCAGACCAAAGACGGCACGACGGTAGGTATAAAGGACAGATTTCACAGAATAAACACGTATAAATACAGCTCAGTAGGTGAGTTGTACCAGAATAACCGGTTTATGCCATATATAAAGGCTTCGTTGTATGTGCCGGCGAGTTTTCCTGATAATCAGGGACCGCCGCACGAGGATATCCGTTATAATGATCCGAAGACATCCCCTGTTACATGGGTGGTTTACAGCCAGGGGCCGGAATTTGACGAATGGAAACTGATAAAACAGCTTCACGGGCCGGTACCGGAGCGGACATGGTATTCCCCATCGAAAAAGCAGGGTCTGATAGTCCGTATGCGGCTGAAAAACAGCGGGCATTATGGCTCGTTTGACAAATAA
- a CDS encoding nucleoside hydrolase, with product MKYLINHKFGIFVIFSLIIFGGLVCADSIEDGGHVVVDTDMGLDDAAALALILQSPHIKIEAVIAAEGVTNAADCARLCGRMLDMFNRPDVKLYETESNKNAPAPGFRPIAKNAIDSALPGSRREVSVSLFTPQSYTEHDEETVILALGPLTNLAAAIKADPDIIDRIEHIIIPGSPRSEENWNISRDKDAFEYVRASGAEIIFISPDPNAAKKGNIFTEAPFEPGANTSIAEQFMRKLLKDKSTLEHYAALPFFDEAAYIYLVEPEMFELTETDGVMTTSPRADLNEGFKYYLCLGRQHKHNVVFRDTMLPSFVFQPDIASRITDMVEKNGQTEFFSQMIMNELHDHLGAYSVIGVKMGLRAMELLNSPPHSMKVTTHAPDTQPASCIKDGIIVATGCTPGRALFFQGQVDEKRIKTSFEYNGREVTLVLKSEYTDKIRRTIQDILKTYTLEDHEYWENVREFGLDIWENWHRLDLFEMLENK from the coding sequence TTGAAGTACCTCATAAACCATAAATTTGGAATTTTCGTTATATTTTCGCTGATAATTTTTGGCGGTTTAGTCTGTGCAGATTCGATAGAGGACGGCGGCCATGTCGTGGTCGATACGGATATGGGGCTTGATGATGCCGCCGCATTGGCGCTTATTCTACAAAGCCCGCATATAAAAATCGAGGCGGTCATTGCTGCCGAGGGCGTTACAAACGCGGCAGACTGTGCCCGTCTATGCGGCAGGATGCTTGATATGTTTAACCGTCCGGACGTAAAACTCTATGAAACAGAGAGTAACAAAAATGCCCCTGCCCCTGGTTTTCGGCCGATAGCCAAAAACGCGATCGATTCAGCTTTGCCCGGTTCTCGCCGAGAGGTTTCGGTGAGTTTATTCACGCCTCAGTCATACACGGAACATGACGAGGAAACTGTAATACTCGCATTGGGGCCGCTGACGAATCTGGCCGCGGCAATAAAAGCAGACCCCGATATCATAGACCGGATTGAACATATCATAATACCCGGTTCGCCCCGGTCAGAAGAAAACTGGAATATCAGCCGCGATAAAGATGCGTTTGAATACGTTCGCGCCTCGGGTGCCGAGATAATTTTCATAAGTCCCGACCCAAACGCCGCGAAAAAAGGAAACATTTTCACCGAAGCACCGTTTGAGCCGGGGGCGAATACATCAATCGCCGAGCAATTCATGCGAAAACTTCTGAAGGACAAATCAACTCTTGAGCATTACGCGGCATTGCCTTTTTTTGATGAGGCGGCATATATCTACCTGGTTGAACCGGAAATGTTCGAACTCACTGAAACAGATGGTGTTATGACAACCTCGCCCCGTGCTGACCTTAATGAGGGTTTCAAATATTACCTGTGCTTAGGGCGGCAGCACAAGCATAATGTGGTTTTCAGGGATACGATGCTTCCCTCGTTTGTGTTTCAGCCGGATATCGCCTCACGTATCACGGATATGGTAGAAAAGAACGGTCAAACGGAGTTTTTTTCCCAGATGATCATGAACGAGCTGCACGACCATCTCGGTGCGTATTCTGTAATCGGGGTAAAGATGGGGCTGCGGGCGATGGAGCTGCTCAACTCACCGCCGCATTCAATGAAAGTAACCACTCACGCGCCGGATACCCAGCCGGCAAGCTGCATAAAAGACGGCATTATCGTTGCTACCGGCTGCACACCCGGCCGAGCTTTGTTTTTTCAGGGACAGGTCGATGAAAAACGGATTAAAACCAGCTTCGAGTATAACGGCAGAGAAGTTACACTGGTGCTAAAATCAGAATACACCGATAAAATACGCCGGACGATACAGGATATATTAAAGACATACACGCTCGAGGATCATGAGTATTGGGAAAATGTCCGCGAATTCGGGTTGGATATCTGGGAAAACTGGCACAGACTGGATCTTTTTGAGATGCTTGAAAACAAATAA
- the recG gene encoding ATP-dependent DNA helicase RecG yields MKMDSQYQKNSNFLKTGVTVLKGVSPYRQRLLAKLGVLTAGDLLEYFPRSWEFLPEPAYISELRKGMDASVVGIIESIDFKQFRRPPFVEVYLVDNSGNFRLVWFNGGYILNQIDIGMPLLAYGKVSSYKHQLQMTNPRFRVLEEGEYADVKSLGGSVYPATKGLTTGQIKYLIRNSLETLCQHVPEFFTDQYRQKTQLLSRKTAFHQIHQPLEQQEADQALRTLKYEELFLMQLGLALRRNRVAKSNPISVMGWDKKLDTHIRRRFPFMLTEDQDAVIDEIVADMLSRHPMNRLLQGDVGSGKTVVAVYAALMAVANKSQAVIMAPTEILAQQHYDNICRYLEGSRVNIKLVTGSITGKKRQKIHEQIKDGEIDIVVGTVALLNDEIEYRRLGLVVIDEQHKFGVDQRARVRKGALPHTLVMTATPIPRTITMTAFGDLDVSVIKHSPPGRGRVKTRVVEQGKRDEAIEFIHARIKAGKQAFFVYPRITSSEDETEVKAALYEHKRLSIKDFPEFEVGLLHGRMSAAEKSEIMESFRSGKINILVSTVVIEVGVDVPNATIMVIETADRFGLAQLHQLRGRIGRGQSDSYCFLFGDLENEIAAKRLAMMEKSHNGFEIAEFDLSIRGPGEMFSTRQHGMPDLKLANIVEDFDLLCMARRDAAQFVKDDPLLEKPENVNLREAIIDKYGEKLGLIGIG; encoded by the coding sequence ATGAAAATGGATTCCCAATACCAAAAAAACAGCAATTTTTTAAAAACCGGCGTAACCGTATTAAAAGGCGTAAGCCCTTATAGACAAAGGCTTTTGGCCAAACTTGGCGTTTTAACCGCCGGCGACCTGCTCGAATACTTCCCCCGCAGCTGGGAGTTTCTGCCTGAGCCGGCATATATCTCCGAGCTGCGCAAAGGCATGGACGCTTCAGTCGTGGGCATAATTGAATCGATAGACTTCAAGCAGTTTCGCCGGCCGCCGTTTGTCGAGGTTTATCTCGTTGATAACTCCGGTAATTTCCGGCTGGTATGGTTCAACGGCGGCTACATTCTCAACCAGATAGATATCGGTATGCCGCTTCTGGCTTACGGCAAGGTCAGCAGCTACAAACACCAGCTCCAGATGACAAATCCGCGTTTCAGGGTACTCGAAGAAGGCGAATACGCGGACGTAAAATCCCTTGGCGGCTCGGTTTATCCCGCGACAAAGGGCCTCACCACCGGCCAGATAAAATACCTGATACGAAACTCGCTCGAGACCCTCTGCCAGCATGTCCCCGAGTTTTTCACCGACCAATACCGCCAGAAAACACAGCTTCTAAGCCGCAAAACGGCTTTTCACCAGATTCATCAGCCGCTGGAACAGCAGGAAGCCGACCAGGCACTCCGCACACTCAAATATGAAGAGCTGTTCCTGATGCAGCTTGGACTGGCTCTGCGGCGTAACCGGGTGGCAAAATCCAACCCGATTTCTGTCATGGGCTGGGACAAAAAGCTCGATACGCATATCCGGCGGAGGTTCCCCTTTATGCTGACCGAAGACCAGGACGCGGTGATAGATGAGATAGTCGCCGACATGCTCTCGCGGCACCCGATGAACAGGCTCTTGCAGGGAGATGTCGGCTCTGGGAAAACGGTAGTCGCTGTATATGCGGCACTTATGGCGGTTGCCAACAAGAGCCAGGCGGTAATTATGGCCCCGACAGAGATACTCGCACAACAGCACTATGACAATATCTGCCGCTACCTTGAGGGCAGCAGGGTTAACATCAAGCTCGTTACCGGCAGCATCACCGGCAAAAAACGCCAAAAAATACACGAACAGATAAAAGACGGCGAGATCGACATAGTTGTCGGCACAGTCGCCCTGCTTAACGACGAGATAGAATACAGGCGGCTGGGACTTGTCGTTATCGACGAGCAGCACAAATTCGGCGTTGACCAGCGGGCACGCGTCCGCAAAGGCGCTCTGCCGCACACACTGGTAATGACCGCGACGCCGATTCCCAGGACGATAACCATGACAGCGTTCGGAGATTTGGACGTTTCGGTAATAAAACACTCGCCGCCGGGACGGGGCAGGGTAAAAACCCGTGTTGTAGAGCAGGGCAAGCGTGATGAGGCGATAGAGTTTATACACGCACGCATCAAGGCGGGTAAGCAGGCGTTTTTCGTGTATCCGCGGATCACATCCAGCGAGGACGAGACCGAGGTAAAAGCCGCCCTTTACGAACATAAACGCCTTAGCATAAAGGATTTCCCCGAGTTTGAGGTCGGCCTGCTGCACGGCAGGATGAGTGCCGCCGAAAAGAGCGAAATCATGGAGAGCTTTCGAAGCGGCAAGATCAACATCCTCGTATCTACGGTGGTTATCGAAGTCGGTGTTGATGTGCCAAACGCCACGATTATGGTGATCGAAACCGCCGACCGGTTCGGCCTGGCTCAGCTGCACCAGCTGCGCGGGCGTATCGGCCGCGGCCAGAGTGATTCGTACTGCTTCCTCTTTGGCGACCTGGAAAACGAGATCGCCGCAAAACGGCTGGCAATGATGGAAAAAAGCCATAACGGCTTCGAAATCGCGGAATTTGACCTCTCAATCCGCGGCCCCGGCGAGATGTTCAGCACGCGCCAGCACGGAATGCCCGATCTCAAACTGGCAAACATCGTCGAGGACTTCGACCTGCTCTGCATGGCCAGACGAGACGCCGCCCAGTTCGTAAAAGATGACCCGCTGCTGGAAAAACCGGAGAACGTCAACCTCAGAGAAGCAATCATCGACAAATACGGCGAAAAACTCGGACTCATCGGGATCGGCTGA
- a CDS encoding IS110 family transposase → MNNIITYVGMDTHKKQHKAAIKYPDRDNVVEFTIKNTPSDIKRAVKKIARQAPGPVEFCYEAGVCGFSLKRRIEALGFKCAVIAPSLVPVKPGVRIKTDRRDAKKLQEYYSAGLLTEVHAPNEKQEADRELVRLRETARKDVQRAQHHILKFLNRHSYIYHQGNHWTDKHITWLRGINFEEPALNEVFEAYFAQYINCCERLDRCDRRVEALAETDDYREMVGILSCFHGIKTITAISILVEIFDFARFESAPAFMSYLGLTPKEDSSGESEKKGPITKAGNKRVRRLLNETAHHYRHRYVPSKALKKRRESRPQWGIEIADRAGQRLSYRHRYLRARGKILVKANIAVARELAGFIWFTATQYYARKQAQPQKV, encoded by the coding sequence ATGAACAATATTATAACATATGTAGGAATGGATACACACAAAAAACAACATAAAGCTGCCATAAAATACCCTGATCGGGATAATGTTGTTGAATTTACAATCAAAAATACGCCCTCTGATATTAAACGGGCAGTAAAAAAGATAGCCCGTCAGGCACCTGGGCCGGTTGAATTCTGCTATGAAGCCGGCGTTTGCGGCTTTTCTCTCAAGCGCAGGATTGAGGCTCTGGGCTTTAAATGTGCGGTAATCGCCCCATCTCTGGTACCGGTAAAACCCGGAGTTCGTATAAAAACAGACCGCAGGGACGCAAAGAAGCTTCAGGAGTACTACAGTGCGGGCCTGTTGACCGAGGTTCACGCTCCCAATGAGAAACAGGAGGCAGATAGAGAGCTGGTGCGTCTTCGTGAGACAGCCCGAAAGGATGTCCAGAGAGCACAACATCACATACTCAAGTTTCTCAATCGTCATAGCTATATTTACCATCAGGGCAATCACTGGACAGATAAGCATATAACCTGGCTGCGTGGTATAAACTTCGAAGAGCCCGCCCTGAATGAAGTCTTTGAGGCATATTTCGCCCAGTACATAAACTGTTGTGAAAGGCTCGACAGGTGTGATCGGCGTGTTGAGGCGCTGGCAGAAACGGATGACTACCGCGAAATGGTAGGTATTTTGAGTTGTTTTCACGGCATCAAGACCATCACGGCAATATCCATTCTGGTGGAAATTTTTGATTTTGCCCGTTTTGAATCAGCCCCGGCTTTTATGTCATACCTCGGTTTAACCCCTAAAGAGGACTCCAGTGGAGAATCAGAAAAAAAAGGCCCGATAACCAAGGCCGGCAATAAGCGGGTAAGGCGGCTGCTCAATGAAACTGCCCACCACTACCGGCATCGATATGTTCCATCTAAGGCCCTTAAAAAACGTAGAGAGAGCCGGCCGCAATGGGGAATAGAAATAGCTGACAGGGCCGGGCAGCGTTTGAGTTACCGGCACAGGTACCTTCGGGCCAGGGGCAAGATTCTGGTAAAGGCCAACATCGCAGTTGCCAGAGAGCTGGCCGGGTTCATATGGTTCACAGCAACCCAGTATTACGCAAGAAAACAGGCTCAGCCGCAGAAAGTTTAG